The Apium graveolens cultivar Ventura chromosome 10, ASM990537v1, whole genome shotgun sequence nucleotide sequence TATTCTTCTTTCTCCCTCATGAATTGCCTTGCCAATGCTTTTTGGGCATTTTCAATGAATTCCTTCAAACCCGTTGCCGAACTCACATACTTATCTAAGAAAGAATTAATACCCTCACTCCTCGATATACTATTTTGAAATGCCGAAAATGTGTTTCTAGTATATGCAGGAATCCACTTGCGCTTCAACTCATATAACCCATTTAACCATTTATGCTCTTGCAAGTGATACTTTTCCACAAATGACGCCCATCTAGCCTCAAAAATACATTCGGTGAGAGATTTATAAATGCAATGGTTGAAGTCCGTCTTGAATTCCGGAAAAGCCGAATAATAATGAGCTAATTTCTCGGGGAATTTTTGACTAATGTGCCAAGAACACAATAAATGGGTAGTATTCGGGAGTACAACCGCAATAGCGCTTGCCATGGCTTGATCTTGATCCGTGATTATAGTCAATGGAGGATTATTCCCCACACCTTCAATCCAAGTATGAAAAATCCACTCAAAAGTCGACGTGTGTTCATCCCGCATCAATGCAAACCCGAAAATTACCGATTGATAATGATGATTGACTCCGGTAAATGGGACAAATGGCATTGCATACCTATTTGTCTGATAAGTGGTATCAAAAGCCATAACATCGCCAAAATTTTGGTAAGCCATTATACATCTCGGATCAATCCATACTGGAGACTTCAAGCGATTCTCTTCATCGACTTCAGTCCTAAAAAATATTTAGAACCACTTTCTTCATTCAACCTATGCAACAAGTCCAACCCCGCTTGGGCGTCACTAATCTCAAACCTTTTCTTCCTCTCGTCTCTTAACACATTCCTAACTGAAAGAGATAtttcctaagtccaatcatgtataaggatttaggaataacttttatgtaatatgttttgatttcattgatattaataaaagacttgttttgtttttattacgggctctatctattttaagtgtttaaataagatataccacagtttagagtaaagttttttatggattgtgatgagatcataataatgagacctaaaagatgataactctaaacttaaatagttcctaatcgtaggattactaactggtaattaataatccgcaaagatcggtacatacgatgcttgcttcattatgaaggatgtatgttctcatagacatttgtgtggtgacattatagctagtatgtaggtgcttattatagaataagttcactgaacatgactcacacagctgaacaactgatggagttcactcacgtgtcagcagttgttcacatagtgatagttgtacaagtatccttagacttgaggtcatcatagtcatcttgtgtacactgaactatgctttggtttagttcttagtctccagggacaattataagggctctacggggtataggaatttgtacacgaagatagtgtatgatcaataaaggatctaccccttccagtgaaggaagagaatgttcaatgctgatccacttatgctagttcaggaatctctggccagagtgaatgaaattagaaaggagtttctaatttacattaaatagaactaagcatagtgaatgggaaagtaagtgattaaataagataggcttgacacaagttccatgcctcatatttaatcgtgacattgcagggtagaatgaattaattgtacggtaactattcactgaataggttcttggtattctaagcagtgaattcgtattatccggatagtcgcgatatgctgagaaatatccctcacgatgtagaataaatatgattaattaattaatcatatttaatgaattggagaatttataaaaaaaatgataaaatagttttattattatttatttctactaccggcttaatattgaacctacagggtcacaccataaaagagaatgatttaatggtggaggaattaattaataatggctgataattatttaattatgaaataaataaataattggcaaatttaataattgattaaatgagatttaattgattataaattaattaagaaaagttcttaatattattaattaagaatttaatttttggaaattaaatcaagtgagagaattatttctaaagtgtttagaaaaaggattaataattaaaagatgttttaattattagtgagaataataaagggttaataataattatattttatgggaaaattttcaactgaaaattttgcctataaatatactattataaaccctatatTTGCCCCAACCTAAAaattacaaaaccctaattctctccacctcctcctccttcattatatcgatttcttggtggataccggtggagtgcttcacacttgaggagcagctgctaaggatctccgctcgttgttcttggatcgcttttaaaggttagaaatcgatccctcaATTTAATTTACgatctgtatgcatattatatggattttatatgtgtaaaattattttaccatgcttccgtgatagataaaatcctacaatggtatcagagcataggttgtatgcatatagatctgtgataaaaaattcagaattttatgtgcttgtatgaattaattatgatgtttacaagttatatcatggattaattatgactgattagaaattgtttctcataattattttgactgtagatctgggttctacaagtgttgtatatcgtctgggtatttttttcatatttttttgttgtatggattaattgttatgaatttttgaagttgtttcaattaaattcataattatatatatatatatataatctgttaaagtatatatatatattttcttgcTGTTGTACTGAGTTTTAATGGTGGCACGGAAAGAAGAGAAGGCGGCAGTACATTTTTCTGTGCAAAAACAAAAGTGGCGGCGACAGTCTAAAAAGGGCAGAGGAGTGCGCGTCTGGCATGCACGCGTGGGGCACACGCGCTGGTGTGTCACGCACGAcgcgtgtcagacacgcgcggGTCAAAGGTCATTATAGTGCTGACGTCATGATGACGTCATCAAatgacgtcatgctgacatcAGCATAAGGTTTagggcgcgtgtgcgcgtggagGCGCGTGGGCGACAGTCTGACACGCACTGTTagtctgacacgcgcctgacagcgcgtgtgcgaGTGGCGGCGCATGGGTTTTCTTCTCGAGGCGCGTGTGGGCGCGTGCTTTGTCCGAATGAGGCATTTTTTGTGCcattggattcgtcttttcgagacgcatctaatggtatattatatgaaattttctgaaattgttttgaactgtttatagctaacattagtgttttaaagctgtttttgactgttttaattgcttttaaatgcctcatgtgatacatagagatgtataatgcttagaccaatatgctacatgatgtaacatgcctacctttacgtttattcatgcttatatatgtgatatatgcttagtttatcatgcgatgatagatttaggtgaacttaattaacataaggcgtttgttagacaatctagtatagcgaaattgtttcatgaccttaatataaatattatgaatacgatcatgagattcttgtgtttatgaaacacgtaattgaatatgaattttcaaaattgagagaaaggatgattctgtcaacaacagatttatatctgtaagaaagggttattaagtgacatctcttgacaatgctccacccgatatgggaatcatttgattatcgattattgatttgaaatatttaatttaaaaggaagaatctctttataatatgattatgattgtaacgtaatataatccctctaaaattaaataatatcaagtagtaattggccaatgacacaacgggcttatgtcggtcatagccttccaacatgatagaaagtggttcttattttaaatcattgtcatttcgtgttacagccgagggctttgatttcgaaataagaaatacttgtctattacatagagatgtgtacattgaattagaatctaaaggtcgttacgtgctacagtcgtgggccgttggagactgattcaattgtacgaaatgttgggttagacttgacttagaatattgagtttgtcgtgccacagccgtgactcaattattcaagaggctaaagttatattatggaataacataagatgtaattgacaaaagttgtctgcctattgaacatcacatgacgtttcgtgctacagccgaggttgtctgatggaatgtaggatccctattcccactagcattataaatgcttaattttcacttaggggttgaataaactagataaactagtgggagacacttatgaataaagacccgattcatatagtattttgaaatgaaattgaatatttgctaagtgttgttatgtgtttatcatttacagatttactatattcgttatgtcttctgcactatcactccggagcatactagatgctcacaagttgactggtcctaatttagctgtttgctttcactgtaacaagttggggcactggaagaggaactgcaaggtttaccttgcagaattgaagaagaagaagggtagtgagactaccgcttctgattcaggcatgttcatgatcgaagttaatatgtcactaggtcaaatttctacttgggtattagatatcgcctgtggttctcatatttgcaattcattgcaaggactaaaaggaagtaggactcttgaaaaagatgaggtgattctacgtatgggcaatggagcaagggttgcggccatatctgtaggatcatttagtttacatatgccttcgggcaagactattattctgaataattgttattacgttccctcgattgtgaggaatattgtttctattcctatgatggatttggatggtttttcatttattattaagaataatgaatgttccaTTCTTAcagataatgttctttatggatgtggtattttaaataatggtctgtatgtatgtgacatagagcatgatttacttcagattgaacaaactaacaaaagaaaacgagatgatgaaaatctgacctatttatggcactgtaggctaggtcatattagtgaaaatagactgcggacattgcataaggaagggttacttgaccccctttgattttgaatcatatcctacatgcgagtcttgtctattgggtaaaatgaccaaatctccatttagtggacatggagagggggcagcagatttgctaggattggtacacacagatgtatgtggaccaatgtctacgcaagccatgggtggattttcatacttcattactttcatagatgataaatctagattcggatatgtgtatttgatgaaacacaagtctgaggcctttgaaaagttcaaagaatataaacatgaagtggagaaacaaaccaaacatagtattataactcttcgatcagatcgaggtggtgaatacttgaatggagagtttctagattatctcaaagaaaatggtatagtcttccAGTGGACTcttccatatactccacagttaaatggggtatctgaaaggagaaattgaactttgttatacatggttcggtccatgatgagctatgcgaatttTCCAATATTCCTAttgggttatgcattggaaacctcagcatatttactgaataaggtgccttccaaatctgttccacaaactccatatgagatatggaaagaaaggaaaccgagtcttaaacacattaagatttggggatgtccagcttatgtcaagaaagttgacccagataagctggaatctcgatccgtagaatgtaattttgtgggatatcctaaagagactttggggtattacttttacaccgatcatcgggtgtttgtctccagacatgctaccttcttggaaaagcagtttatccttgaaggaaacagtgggagcaaaattgaacttgatgaagttcaagaagcacaaactactacggatcaagtggaaacacatgttcagactgaacaaccttccgtagaacaacccattcgtagaacagggagagtgtctcgccaacctgagaggtattatggccttgtcattgagaatggcaatgagttgtcaatcattgatgatgacgaccctgtgacctataatgaggctatgagtagtgttgactcaaagaaatggcatagtaccatgaaatccaaaatggaatttatgtataccaaccaagtatggactctggttgaggcgcctgaaggtgttaagcctattgggtgcaagtgggtatacaaaagaaagattggagcagatggccaggtggagacctataaggccaggctcatggaaaagggattcaaacaaaggcaggggattgactttgatgaaactttttcgcctgtagccctgttaaaatcaattcggattttgcttgcgattactgcttactacgactatgagatctggcaaatggacgtgaaaacggccttcctcaatggggaacttgaggatgaagtgtatatgacacagccagagggttttctttccaagggaaatgaacatctaatgtgtaagctgctgcgaaccatatatggtttaaggcaagcttctcgtagatggaacatccgttttgatgagacaatcaaagagtttggtttatcaaaaacatagatgaaccatgtgtctacaagaaggttagtgggagcgcggtaacatttcttgtattgtatgtagatgacatacttcttataggaaatgatataccgatgctgcaatcagtcaaagtatggctatcaaagaacttcaccatgaaggacttgggagaagcatcctacattctcggtatgagGATCTATatagatagatctagaagaatgataggtcttacctagggtacatacatccagaaagtgcttaaaaggttttggcatggaaaactccaaaagaggtctcataccgatgagccatggagtgtccctttctgagaaaatgtctcctaagacacctgaggaaagagagcgtatgagtatgattccttatgcttcagcactaggatctatcatgtacgcgatgttgtgtattaggcctgatgttgcttattcaattagtgtgacgagcagatatcagtccaatccaggtgaagaccactggaaagcagtgaaaaacatccttaagtacttacGAAGGACTCaagacatttttcttgtttttggtggtgaatctgagttgaaaatagagggttatactgactctagttttcaatcaaaaagtgatagaaaatccatgtcaggatacgtgtttactctgaatggtggtgcgattagttggaagagttccaagcagtctacaacggctgactccacagcggaagcagaatatatagctgcaagtgaggctgtaaaagaagccgtttggatgaggaaatttgtttgagttgggagttgttcctagtgTTGAAGatcctattgtgttgtattgtgataacaacgcagcaatagcacaagccaaggaacctaggtctcataaaaattccaaacatgtcatgcggcgctttcatctgattagggagaatgttgaaagaggagatgtcaacgtcgagagagttgacacacataacaacatagcagaccctttaacaaagccactttctcaaagtcactttgatcgtcataaagacaagatgggtattagatacaagagtgattggctttagtacacgtgggagattgaaagagatatgtcctaagtccaatcatgtataaggatttaggaataacttttatgtaatctgttttaatttcattgatattaataaaagacttgttttgtttttattacgggctctatctattttaagtgtttaaataagatataccacagtttagagtaaagctttttatggattgtgatgagatcataataatgagacctaaaagatgataactctaaacttaaatagttcctaatcgtaggattactaactggtaattaataatccgcaaagatcggtacatacgatgcttgcttcattatgaaggatgtatgttctcatagacatttgtgtggtgacactatagctagtatgtaggtgcttattatagaataagttcactgaatatgactcacacaactgaacaactgatggagttcactcacatgtcagcagttgttcacatagtgatagttgtacaagtatccttagacttgaggtcatcatagtcatcttgtgtacactgaactatgctttggtttagttcttagtctccagggacaattataagggctctactgggtatagaaatttgtacacgaagatagtgtatgatcaataaaggatctaccccttccagtgaaggaagagaatgttcaatgctgatccacttatgctagttcaggaatctctggccagagtgaatgaaattagaaaggagtttctaatttacattaaatagaactaagcatagtgaatgggaaagtaagtgattaaataagataggcttgacacaagttccatgccatatatttaatcgtgacattgcagggtagaaggaattaattgtacggtaactattcactgaataggttcttggtattctaagcagtgaattcgtattatccggatagtcgcgatatgctgagaagtatctctcacgatgtagaataaatatgattaattaattaatcatatttaatgaattagataatttatataaataatgataaaatagttttattattatttatttctactaccgacttaatattgaacctacagggtcacaccataaaagagaatgatttaattgcggaggaattaattaataatggctgataattatttatttatgaaaaaaataattaattggcaaatttaataattgattaaatgagatttaattgattataaattaattaagaaaagttcttaatattattaattaagaatttaatttttggaaattaaatcaagtgagagaattatttctaaagtgtttagaaaaaggattaataattaaaagatgttttaattattagtgagaataataaagggttaataataataatattttatgggaaaattttcaactgaaaattttgcctataaatatactattataaaccctatttttgcctcaacctaaaaattacaaaaccctaattctctccacctcctcctccttcattatatcaatttcttggtggataccggtggagtgcttcacacttgaggagtagctgctaaggatccccgctcgttgttcttggatcgtttttaaaggttagaaatcgatccctcgatttaattTACGATCTatatgcatattatatggattttatatgtgtaaaattgttttaccatgcttccgtgatagataaaatccttcACTAACATGTTGAACATTGAAACCAACTTTATCATTACCTCCATGAATGTTACCAATCACATTCATCACATGACAATTACGAACCCCCGAACCATAAAGCGTTTTAATCAAACTACGGGACGCGGTGTTGACATATCTTTCTCGTTGTGCCAAATTCATCTTACTAGGGGAAACAAGACTGTGGTTGTGTATCAATTCAAGGCTAGTTACCTCCCAATGAcgtttttcttttgataattgacaTACATCCTCACCTTGCACTCCCTTTTAGGAAGAACCTCTCTACGCCGTTTATTTTGACTACTCTCGGCGACGACACTTTTTCCATAAAGCCTACAAATATATAAACGACCATATATCTCGTTGTCTTTATTACGATGGCTAGCTTGAATTTTAATAGAAAATCCATTTCGTAAAGCATAAGCCTTAAAAAAATGACCGGCCTCATCcacactttgaaaattttgaTTCAAATATGGAACTCCCCCATCAATATTTTCATACAAATTTGCATCCTCTACATTATCATCTCAATCTTCATCCCCGCCCTCAACATTATCACTATCATTTTCAACCTCATTTTCAACCTCATTTTCATCATTTTCATCTTCAACATCAACCAAATCAtcatctaaattaataaattccTCATTTCTATTTACAAAATCATCATCTTCAACATATACAGGGGTTTTAGGTTCTTCACTAGTATTTAAATCATCAAGATGTAAACTATGATCAATAGCCTCTTTTTTTTCATTTTGACGCTTATGATGAAACATACGAGCAAATAATTTATCTGCCATGAAAATGTGAAATTTAAGACAAGAAATATATCTTGAATTAACAAAACTACTTGAATTTATTGATGAAAATGCCCCAAAATTGCCTAAAATGTAAACTTGGAGAGAGTAGATTTTTTCTTGGAAACTTTGGTATTTTTTTGTGGTGAAATGAGCTGTTGTTGGGATGTTGGGGATAAGGAGACAGTACCCAACCGCGGAAATTTTCCGCGGTCCGTCCTGACCAACCGCTGAAAATTTCCGCGGTCCGGCTGACATCTCACCCGTTAATCCCCCATCCAATGGCTGATAAACTGTTTGTTAACAAACTGTTATTAGCAAACAGTTGTTACAGACCCCTCCCGTTGACATAATACACACATACATGCACAGAGAGAGAGGAGATGTATTACCTAAAGGAACTAGGTGATGAATTAACAAAGAACAGTTTACTACTACTTTGATTTACTTTTACTCTTTTTTCATCATTTTCATCACTGTCATCATCCTCATTACTGTTATCATTCTTATCACTGATACATAGAGCTGCTAAATATATTCCTGGTGTCTTACAAGTTACTACAACTTTTAATATGGCATATATTTGATGCAACAAATGTAGTTATGTCAGAGCACAATATTATAAGAATCTGTAAGTACCCAATAATGTGAAACTGATACCTTTTACTCGCGAGCATAACTATGATTGCTGAACAAGCAAGAGCAATTGAAACGAGTAATGTGGCTCCAAAGGCAAACCTTACTACACGATCAACTACAGACTGGCATTTGAATACATAGATTGGTTTACAAATATATGTACAAGTATATAACAACATCCCCTTATATAATTTTTACACAGGATTAATAACACGACGAAGTAACAAGATTACCTTGGTCTTTTCAACTAACGGTTCATATCTCATCCTAATTGATTTAGCTGTAAGCTTATAGCGATAATCCTCAggaaaaatataaagaaagtcACCTTCATCCGAAACATGTTACACGATACAATTCCCCTGACCAATCAAAATCAAACACATACAGACCAAAAAGAAACACATGATATGGTATTTATTACTTAAATGATACATACTTTATTCACAACTTCAGTTGTCACAGcttcaaactcaacaaactaaTTCCATAGCGTCAGTAATTTCATCTAGCAAAAATTAGAATTAGCTAATTTTAACTTTCAAAGACCACCAAGAGCAACCTGTCTAGTTTCTCCCAGACCTTAATAAATTAATAATGCTACATTATAGAACAATAAATATACATTAACATGTTAGAGAGGGAGggggagagggagggagggagcgagagagagagagagagagagagagagagagagagagagagagcattTCTCACAATATTAAAAAGATAACAAAATGAACAGCAATGAAGAAGATACTTACATCCAAGTAGCCATCAGATTCAGCAGCAACATCCTGCAAAGCTTTCTGAGCTTCATCCACCTTAATCCCAGCTTTGCAAACGTCACCAACGGTAAATTTCCGGCAACACAAATCGACGGCGTCCAAAGTCCGGTTTCGTATATCATGTAGAAAATTAGTTCTGaaactatataaatatataagtATGAGACAACTTCCGTGAGCAAATGCTCATTTTATTAATATATTGAAACTGAGAGAAAACATAATTAATACGTGTAGGATTTTTTCATGCTACGCCTTACAAAATATATAGAACTGATAAAACTAACTAACAGAGCTGATGGGCTAGTAAATATGATTCATTCCCACATTATCTCCATCACTCCAGACTTATTCAAATACTCTTAATACTGTGTAACTCCCAGCTGACCTAGTCTTGGTACagataaaacaaaacatatcttatttaaaacataacttaaaaaaaataacccaaataattaataactaaatttaagattattcc carries:
- the LOC141691759 gene encoding protein FAR1-RELATED SEQUENCE 5-like, producing MAYQNFGDVMAFDTTYQTNRYAMPFVPFTGVNHHYQSVIFGFALMRDEHTSTFEWIFHTWIEGVGNNPPLTIITDQDQAMASAIAVVLPNTTHLLCSWHISQKFPEKLAHYYSAFPEFKTDFNHCIYKSLTECIFEARWASFVEKYHLQEHKWLNGLYELKRKWIPAYTRNTFSAFQNSISRSEGINSFLDKYVSSATGLKEFIENAQKALARQFMREKEEYYVTINLKRPMKLHTTLEYHASCIYTKEMFRKFQDELVESSKYFAEKDRRASEEGERMRDVYTYYSCYRPMSKPTRRNVYFVAFKKACSLGMCTCRMLEHSGLC